The nucleotide window GGGACAGGGCGGTTGTCGCAAGTGGCGGCGGCGGACGCAAGCCGGCCGTTGGGTCGGGGCGGCTCAGGCGCGGCCGGCGGTGGCCGCTGGCGGCGGGTTGGCGGACGAGGTCAGGTGGGATGGGGTGAGGTGGGCGGCGGCGGCGGCATAGCCCATGGCGGCAACGGCGGGCGGCGTGGCGGCCACGGTCGCGATCAGCCCCGCCGGGTCGCCGCGACCGCCGGTCGGGCCGGTGGAGCCGCCTGCGGTGCTGTTGCCGGCCAATTGTGGCGCAGCGGGCCGGCCGAGCAGAAGATTGCCGGCGATCATGGCGCTGTCGCGGCCGGTGCCGGCGACCAGCACCGCGTCGGTGACCGCGCCGGCCATGCCCACGGCGAGGCCCGCGCCGCCGCTCAGCAGGCCATTCCACAGGCCGCCGCCCAGCACATAGGCGGCCGGCGACAGGCTGTCGCCGGTGGCCTGGCGGTAAAGACTGCCGACCAGGGGCAGATGCTGCAGGGGATTGAGCACGTCCAGAAGATCGGCGAAGCCGAGGGCGTGGGTTGGTGCGCCGGCCGCCGGCCGGGCGCTGACGGCGGCGGAAAAGGCCGCCTCGCCGCGGCCGGCGGCGGCATGGAGCCGGTCCGGCGGCGGGCCTGGTGATAGGCCGGCCGCAAGGCCGGGCGCAGGGGGCGGGCGGGCGGCGAGGGAGAGGGCGGCGGACATGACCCCCCGCACGGTGCAAGGAGCATGCCAGAGGGGGGGCTGAAAGGGTGGCGCGGCCCTGTGCGTGGTCAGACGTCCAGCAGGTGACCGCGCCCGGCCTTGGCCTTGAGATAGGCCTCGTTGTGGCCGTTGGAGGGAAAGGCGTGGGCGACCCGCTCCACCACGTCAACGCCGAAGCGGCGCAGCGCCGCCACCTTCTCCGGATTGTTGGTCATCAGGCGGACCCGGCCGACGCCGAGGCGCCGCAGCATGGTGGCGGCCGGCAGGAAGAGCCGCTCATCGGCCTCGAAGCCCAGCGCCTCGTTGGCGTCGAAGGTGTCGTGGCCGGCGTCCTGCAGGGCATAGGCGCGCAGCTTGTTGATGAGGCCGATGCCGCGGCCTTCCTGGGCCAGATAGAGCAGGATGCCGGAGCCGGCGCGGGCGATCTCGTCAATGGCGCCGCGCAACTGCTGGCCGCAGTCACAGCGCAGACTGCCCAGCAGATCGCCGGTGAAGCACTCTGAATGGAGGCGGATTAGGACCGGCGCCGCGCCGCTGCCGCCGACGGCCGCCTCTCCGGAGTCGGGGGCGGAGTCGGGGGCGGGGTCGGGGTCCACCTGGCCGATGACCAGGGCCAGATGCTCGAGGCTGCCGTCGCCGGGGCGGAAAGCGTGAACCCGGCAGGCGGCCGCCCCTTCCAGCGGGATGTCGGCGACCGCCACGGGCTGCAGCGCGCGGGCGGCGATACGGCGATAGGCCAGGCAATCCTCGCCGTCCACCGCCAGCAGGTTTTCGCGCGCCGCCCAGTCGCCCAGCCAGGCCATGCGGCTGGCCGGCAGCGGTGCGGCAAAGACCGCCGGCAGCAGGCGGGCGAGCTTGGCCAGTTCCAGCGCTGCCGTCTCGCCGTCCCGCTCGGCCAGGTCCTGCACGGCCAGGGGGGTGGCGGCCAGGGCCGGCCCGGCGGTCGGGCGCGGCCGGTCCAGGGGGTCGAGCAACGGGCGCACGCCGTCGAGGGTGAAGGGGGCGGCGAGCACCACCCGAACGCCGTCGGGGGGCGGGCTGTCCGGCTCGCCTGCGGGCGCTCGCCACAGGCCGATGGCGGCGGCGCGGCGGCCGGTCAGCAGCAGAGCGGGTGGCTGGCCGGCCAGGGCGGTCAGCCGGTCGAGCGCCGCCGGCAGGGCGGTTTCCGCCGCCAGCACAAGCCAGGCGGTGTGGCGCGGTCCGCGCAGGACCACCGGCTCGCCACGGCGCAGATCACCGGCGGCGCGGTCCACCTGGACGAGCGCCGGCGGGCTGGTCTCGGCGCGCAGCAGGCGGGCGCTGCCCATGGCCGGCTGATGGGCGGTGCTGGCGGGCGTGGTCATGGCCGCTGCATAGCAGAAACGGCGGGCCGGAGTCCCGGCCGGCCGCAGGGCAGCGCCGCAGCAGCGCCCGGCGCGGATGGCGGATCGCGTGGTTTTGCGCGGTTCCGCGTTGACAAGGGTGGTGGCCTCACGTCTGGTTTGGCCGAGGTGAGCCGCGCATTCCGGGAGAGCAGAGCCATGAACACACGCCGCAAAGTCCTGCTGGTGGATGATGACGAGGGCCTGCGGGATTCCCTGGCCGAGCAGCTCCGCCTGTTCGAGGAGTTCGACACGGCGGAGGCCGCCGACGGAGCTTCGGCCCTGGAGGCGACCAGGGACACATACTATGACCTGGTGATCCTCGATGTGGGGCTGCCGGACATGGACGGGCGCGAGGTGTGCCGGCTTATGCGCCGCAGCGGCGTTGCCAGCCCGGTGATCATGCTGACCGCGGCGGACTCCGATTCCGACACCATTCTGGGTCTTGAATCCGGCGCCAATGACTATGTGGCCAAGCCCTTCCGGCTTAACGTGCTGCTGGCCCGCATGCGGGCGCAACTGCGCCAGCACGAGCAGAGCGAGGACGCGGTCTTCACCATCGGGCCCTACTCGTTCCGGCCGGCCCAGAAGCTGCTGCTGGACGAGGCCAACAACAAGAAGATCCGCCTGACCGAGAAGGAGACGCAGATTCTGCGCTACCTCTATCGGGCCGGGAAGGTGGTCGGGCGCGACACCCTGCTGGGCGAGGTGTGGGGCTATAACGCGGCGGTGACCACCCACACCCTGGAGACCCACGTCTATCGCCTGCGCCAGAAGATCGAGGCCGACCCGTCGAACGCTGCCCTGCTGGTGACCGAGCCCGGCGGCTACAAGCTGGTGCCGTAGGGCACACTTGACCCGTATCAATGCGGCGCGTGCCGCGATGTGCCAGGGTTACGTCCTGCGGCGGCGATGGCGTCGCCGGTTCGCTCACCCGCACCGGGAGTTGGTCATGACCCTGTTCGCCAATCCGTCGCTGATTACCCGTATCACCATCGGCAAGGGGATGGGCCTGGCCTTCGGCCTGCTCGCCTTTTTCCTGGCGCCCGCTGCCGGGCTGGGCGGCCTGGAGGGCGTGGCCGGCGATGTGGCGGAGCGGCTGCGGGCGGAGATGGACCCGAACGCCGGGCTGGTGCGCTGGGGCCTGCTGCTGTGGTACCCGACCCTGGGCGCCATGATCGGCGTCTTCGGCGTCTTTACCTGGCATCCGGTGCTGCGCCTGCCCATGCCGTGGTGGTTTCGCGCGCCGCTGCTGGGCGGCTGGATGAACTTCGTCCTGGCCTTCTTCGCTCATGAGCGGGCGGAGACCATGCTGGCGCCGCTGCTGGGCCGCGCCGGCAGCGGCGTGGCGCCCTGGTGGCTGGCGCTGGACGGCGCCATCATCGGCCTGATTATCGGTGCTGTGGCCACCCGCCTGGGAGGCGAAGGACGCGGCACGGTGGAGGCCGACGGCTGAAGGCGGCCATAGGCAGCGCGATATGAGGACCGGCACCACATCAGGACACGTCGGCGATTGGTCAGCGAGTCTGGCTATATCGGCCCGTAATAGGGTTATAGCGATAGTGCATAATTGACTCTGCGGCGGACCGCCCGTGAGACTGTGCCGGATCGTTGCGTGTCCGGGGGGGCCGCGACGGCCCGTGACAGACGGGCAACGGCTTGAGGGGAGTTCATGGCCGCGCCGGACCACCATGGGGATCTGCCATTCACCGTGCGTTTCTGGGGCGTCCGCGGCTCCATCGCCTGTCCCGGCCCGGAGACCCTGCGCTATGGCGGCAATACCTCGTGCCTTGAAGTGCGCTGCGGCGAGCGGCTGCTGATCTTCGACGCGGGCACCGGTATCCGCCGCCTGGGCCAGGCGCTGGAC belongs to Alphaproteobacteria bacterium and includes:
- a CDS encoding GTP cyclohydrolase II, yielding MTTPASTAHQPAMGSARLLRAETSPPALVQVDRAAGDLRRGEPVVLRGPRHTAWLVLAAETALPAALDRLTALAGQPPALLLTGRRAAAIGLWRAPAGEPDSPPPDGVRVVLAAPFTLDGVRPLLDPLDRPRPTAGPALAATPLAVQDLAERDGETAALELAKLARLLPAVFAAPLPASRMAWLGDWAARENLLAVDGEDCLAYRRIAARALQPVAVADIPLEGAAACRVHAFRPGDGSLEHLALVIGQVDPDPAPDSAPDSGEAAVGGSGAAPVLIRLHSECFTGDLLGSLRCDCGQQLRGAIDEIARAGSGILLYLAQEGRGIGLINKLRAYALQDAGHDTFDANEALGFEADERLFLPAATMLRRLGVGRVRLMTNNPEKVAALRRFGVDVVERVAHAFPSNGHNEAYLKAKAGRGHLLDV
- a CDS encoding response regulator transcription factor gives rise to the protein MNTRRKVLLVDDDEGLRDSLAEQLRLFEEFDTAEAADGASALEATRDTYYDLVILDVGLPDMDGREVCRLMRRSGVASPVIMLTAADSDSDTILGLESGANDYVAKPFRLNVLLARMRAQLRQHEQSEDAVFTIGPYSFRPAQKLLLDEANNKKIRLTEKETQILRYLYRAGKVVGRDTLLGEVWGYNAAVTTHTLETHVYRLRQKIEADPSNAALLVTEPGGYKLVP